The Numenius arquata chromosome 6, bNumArq3.hap1.1, whole genome shotgun sequence sequence AGTTTTCTAAGCATTACAACtatccttttattaaaaaaaaaaaaaaccaaacaaacaaaaaaacccaccaaaaagccaaacacaaacacaaacaaacaaacgaagcctccacacacaaaaaaaaaacaacaaaaaaaaaaacccaaccaaacaacaacctcGTGTACATGCGCTTTATTCTTTTCCTGTACACTTTAAGGAGCCCTTGTATCGATGAAGCTCTACTCTGAATAATACTGGGAGTCCTCACCAAATGAATGCAAAAAGTCGTACACGTTCACTAAAATCAGCTATGTAAATTCACTTGCTAAAGAAGAACAGCctacaaagtaatttaaaattactcGGAAAGTCCCGTTGTGTTTAACGAATAGAAATGTAACTCAGAAAACAGCAGCCGTCATATTCAGATTTAGTTGTCAGCATGAGCTATGGAGCTAGCCAGTAAAAACAGACCTAAGTATCGTTAGTCACTtggtaaatatttttagaatatacatttttaacttttttccatttctgtacgCCGGCTCACGACAGTGGATTCATATTCTCTTTCTTAGGTAATGCATTCGGCCATTTGTAAATGTCTGCTTCTTAATGTCTGtgtcattgtaaaaaaaaaaaaaataccgatTTCCCTCCGCACCCTCCCCCTAATAAAAACCTTTACATCGAAGACTAAATGTCATAGTTAACGTTTTCATCTCCAGGTTTCCCAAGAAATTTCCTGCATAGTAAGTTGTTTCAAGCATCAAAAcgaatttctgtttctttctacaTCAATACATCTTATTCACCATCTTATTTATATAGCTGACCAGAAGCCTTCGAGAGATAGACATAGGATATAGAAAACTTTGACCTTACCTGCTCCCTAATGTGcttgcagccagaaaaaaaaaaaaaaaaaaaaaaaagtcatttcgtATTATTCACCACTTTGCCAGAGACGGTAATCTCTCTACCTCATAGGAACAGCCGTACTGGGTCAGGTCTCTGTACACATTTGATACATATAAACAGTACTACCATTTACTTagtgtttggagggttttttcccccctgaaggGGATCATGAGAGGAACAGCgggtcagacagaaaaaaaaaaaaaatatttctcagctttGCTCCCGACACAGCCATGAAAGGACTGAAATTCTTCAGAAGTCACTCAGTCTTTACCTCTAGGTCCCCTTTGTAAAAGCAGCCGTCACGACAAGTTGGACCGGGGCTGCCTTCCCAGCGAGGCCCCTCTACCTGCGCTCCGCCACAAAACtcctaaaatactttttcttttttcttccccccccccccactctgtGGCAACTTCTCTTGGTGTCATCTCAGAGCTGTCTCAGATTACATTGTTTGGGATCTGCGCTTTGAACACTGTCTTAGGGCCCTGCGCTGCCTTTTGAACCGAGATGCAGGCGATATACTTTTAGATCAGTTccctatcgcttttttttttttcttttttttcttttttttttttccccttccccgtAGGTACGGTAACAACTCCGCGCCGCTCCATGAGCCCGCAGCCGGGCGAGCAGCAGCGCCCGGTGCAGGCCCCGGCGCCGCAGGCTCCTCCGAGCCTTTTCCTTCTGAGCATCCCTCTTATTAACAGGCTgctgtgaaacaaacaaacaaacaaaacaaacaacaacaacaaaaaaaccccacccaaacccatTCCCCTCCAAAACCAACCCACAGCCCCTTTTGATATGAAAGAGCAAATATGAAGCAGCCTTTTGCTATTGTTGCTGTTGTGGCGGTGGTAGTGATGGTGgggatggatttttttgttgtcgtttttttgggggggggtttgttgttgttggttttttttttttttttccacagcctgCTGTGCCACTACATGCACACTTCATGGCACTCAAGCATGAACTCCtatttacagcaggaaaaaatgcCCTCCGCGATTCTCCTACATTTCCAGGCAGTGCCAGGAAGTGTGAGAGTGGAAGGGAACAGACATTCCTCACTAGATCCCTTTAGCTCCCAAAACACGGGGTGCCCGCCGTCTCACGTCGGTAGAGGAGCAGTTATATCGGGAAACGTGCGTTTCTTCCATCATTTCAGATTTGAATCATgctgcacccccacccccacccccttcctttgCCGTCCCATTATCAAAGTTCTGCATCGATTACTGGGAGACTGAAAATCAGCGTATTGGAAGAAGCAGGCGTTTAGACGGAGGtacatattttaatttagaaaagcTATACAGTGACTAAGTTCTTGTGAGTGTTCTCGAGGGAGACTGGAGATTAAAATGTATTtacccactccccccccccccccaatattttcATCCCAATCAAGGCATAACTGGtttatacaaataattttatGATAAAAGGCTATAACacaatgtcatttaaaaaaatctataaaattgTTAAAGAGCAGTTTGTTTGCATTTCTCCTGATTGATATGTAAATACAGTTTGAACTGTGTTTGCTCGGTCTCTAGTGCTTAATAAAGAGATGAATTCACCTTTCTGTGGAACAAGTAAACAGACTTTAAACTAAGCCGACATCAGACAAAGTGGAAACGAGTTTATTTAATCGAAACTAAATCTAGTTTAAGAAAGATAAGTCAGTGTACATAATAATCCATTACAGTAATTACACCCACCACCAAATATGTGTTTATGAGGTTGTCGAGACACaataaaattcatttatttcccCCGAAGTCTATAATGAAAATTCACTGGCTGAATGTCTATCGAACATGTTAACTCCAATATTGGGAGTGGGGGGGGAATAATATTTCTCGGCTGTATTAACCCCCTTGCAGTGCTCCTCACTTTTGAACGTTCCTGTGTTTGAAAGGATGCAAACGTTAATTACGTCTGAAGGGGAAATGTCGACTTAACCACGGCACTTTCCCCTTCGGTCTTGTATATTAACTCAGGGAGAAACCAACCCTAATTTTAAAAATCCGTAGAGTTAACTCTGATCTCGCTCCCTTTGCGGGAACTGGCAGCGCTATGCCATGGACTAGGAATTCTCAACACTTGCTTCTTTTGTCAGAAATAACAGCACTAAGTTCCAGACCACCTCCCACCATCCTTAACATGATGTTATATATCTGAAACGAATATTCTGtgtagagaaagagaagaaaaaaaaaaagtaatattctttGGGTTAGTTGAGAATGTCGCTGTATAAAGCAGGATATAATATAAAGAACGAAAGGTCTCGAAATTCCTGTTGTCACACGTGATGTTCTCTAGTTAGAAataagggggggggagggcagaaaGAATCcgataatctttttcttttttttttttccttctgcctatttccctttttctccatccAAGCTAGCATTTCTTGTTCGAGTAACACCGGCTATCTTGTATAAATAAAAGACTGGAGCTTTCGAAAGCTGCTACTTAAACTGGACGTTGGGTTGTTTCCATCCCGGGCaagctgctttctttctcttcaaaaatATGAGCATTTCATAATACCTCTGTAATTCAGAGGGCTTTCAACAACTGCGATTCCCTTCCGTGGTTTAACTGAGGGGATCCGGAGAAAAAACCGAAACCGAGCAGCAGATGCGAAGGGAAAGACGAGACGAGGTCTTTTAGGATGGTGGGACTTCTTATTTTGTTACACTCACAAAAGGGGTATTTGGGACCCGAAAGACAGCGAATTACACGTATTTCGGGCTTGTCCGACACGAGCTGCTTAACTTGATATGCTTCATATATTTACAACAAAGTTAATATCTAAATGCCTGCGTTACCCATAATATTTACCTTCCTACCAGCCGCCCCTCGCTGTCTCAGCCAGGCGCGCACCCCGCGCACCCACGCACACCCACGCACATCCACCCACACGTGCGCGCACACGCATTTTCTCTTAATCTCCTTCTTTGCGAGCTTCCCAAATcgctacagggggaaaaaaaaaaaaaaaagaaaaaagaaaaaaagaaaaaaaccaaccaaccaaccaaccaaccaaacccaaccaaaccaaaactcaaAGGAATCTGCGTTAAACTGAGCTGGAGCCTGCGGCGGAGCTCTCCCTCTCGCCTGGGTGGTGAGGTGGGGGTGTGCAGGAGAAGCTGCGTGGTGGGGGGTGCGTGTGTGGATGCTTGCAGGGGTGGGTGCGTgtagaaaattaaatacagtCTGACAAAGAAAGTTAATACAAACTATATGTCGTACACAATAAACTATCTTTTTATTTTGATTATAAATAAGGTGACTGTACTTCCCTTAAAACACAAGTACATAGGAAAACCtggtagaaattttttttttttttttttttacaaggtatTAAAACTGGACGCTCTTTTAATCGGCCGCATGTTCTATACTATCAGCAGGTTCTTCATTAATTTGTTTCTAATGGCGTTAgacttttgccttctttctcctCCGTGCCTTTGGCATTTGAATTTCTACTCTCGGAATATTTCGCTTTCTCTAGCAAGAAGTCTCTGaggtgccccccgcccccccagtaATCGGGCTAATGAATTTGGACTCCATCCCTTCGCTCTCGAGTTTGCGAATCCCACGCGTTTTCTTGTCACTTTAGCACGCTGAGGACCGATCCTGTATCCCTTTAACTCCCTGGCGCAGCTCCCTTCTGGGAACAGGGTCCGGGCCCTGGGAGGGGCAGGGGCCTTTCAGGGTTTGGCAGCATCCTGGGTTGTTTTTCCatcgaataaaaaaaaaaaaaaaaaaaaaaaaatataaaaaaagagagatgccGGAAAGGGAGGGTCGGGAGGGGGAACcaccaaagggaaataaaaaaggaatattcgTAATGTGTATAATTTATTAGAAGCTTCTTAGGAACTATATTTAAGCCAAATATCTACATAAGTTACAACAGGAAAAGGCGGCGTGCGCAAATAACAAACTGCCAGAGGATTTACGACGGGGCGATCAGTGTCcataaaaaagggggggggggagggttggtttggttgattgtatttttttttctttttctttttacaacaaAATATACAGGCTACTAAAAACTATGGGTTTAGTCCAACTTTTGACAGCATTATACAGCTACAGGTTCACACCAAACgtaaggaggaaaataaaagccaagcCTTTGATGACTCCACGTCTCCATCCGCTGGCCctggcggcggggctgggagaggagaccgGGGGAGGGGGAAAGCTGCTTCTTGTGTCTGGGTGACGCGAATGCgtttttttgtggggaaaacCACCCCATCCCCCAAAATCTCTATATTTACATGCAAGTCCTAGACGCTGGCAAAGTGTACATCTGAAATCCAAGCCTTCGGACCATGCTTAACGATGGTCCCCTTTCTGCAGACTGCTCCGTGGTTaatagtcagattttttttttttaaacaccccaTACAACAaccttggggggggaaaaaaaaaagacccaaaaccatCAAGagtaacaacaaaaccaaccaaaaaaaaaaagtctctctctctctcttagaGGTCCTCAGAGAACCACTCAGTAAAACGGGGGAAAAAAgcgttaaaaaagaaaagaaggaggaaaaaaaaaaaaaaagaaaataaaaacacccaGTAGTTTGGACAGGACAGAGATTTGTGTGACGGGGAAAATCTGcgctttttttcccttatttttttcttttccttagtctAATCCTTTCACCAGGTCCTACCGTATAGCAAGGTGGAGCAAGACATGGCAGTGCCATAGTCAGAAGTAGAAGAGTTTAGGTGAGACAAACTGGAGACTTggctctgcagagaggaagggCTGGCCGAGTGCTGTCCCATGTCTGGAGACTGCCCCGCACTGTTTGTCTGGTGGCTCTGATGCTGTCCGAGACTGTTGCCATTGGTAGCCACTGTGATCGTTGTAGCTGCCTGCTGCTGATGGCTCTGGATAGCTGCTGTGGGTGTGTTGGAGCCTGCTTGGCAGGGCTTGCCATCCTTTACAAGCACTGGCACCGCCACCCTTCTGGgagactgctgctgctggcaagaGCCGTTCTCCTGTTGCATCTGCTGCTGCGCAGCCTTGTCTTTGGCCTGGCGTTTCATCTTGTAGCGGTGGTTCTGGAACCAGATTTTGACCTGAGTCGGGGTGAGATGTATCATGCTGGCTAAATGTTCCCTCTCCGGGGCGGAGAGGTATTTCTGCTGCTTGAAACGTCTCTCCAGCTCGTAAACCTGGGCCTGGGAAAAAAGGACCCTCCGTTTCCTCCGCGGCGTGCTCTGGAGCGGGGCCATGCTCTTGCTCACGTCTCCCAGGGAGCCGAGGCTGCCCATGCCGCCCATGTTCATGCCCGAGGACGGCGCCATGAAGCGGGAGACTGCAAGGGAGAAGGCGGCACGTTTTaggcggctcggctcggcccgagCGGGGCCCCGCGttccggcggcccccgccgccgctcgcccccagcggggccccggcagccccccggcAGCACAGCCCCGGCCGGGGCCTCGGGGTACCCCCTCTCCCAAACAACGACCCGCGTCCCCAGGGCGAGCGGCGGGCAACGGGACCGGTGAATAAAGGCGACCGCCCCGACCCCCGGACAGACCGGGGCAGCCCAGCCTCGGTGAATAAAGGCGACCGCTCGCCCTCGCCCTGCGCGGGGGGTGACACCAGAGCGAGGACCTGACGTGACAGCGCGGCGGGAGCGGTCGGGGACAGGGGCTCCGCCGGCGCCGGCCGGGGCGGACTCTCCCGCTCCCCCCGGCGCCTCCCGGGACGCGATTCCCCGGCTCCGTCTTCCCCCTCGCCCGCCCGGTGCGGGGCGGCGCGCAGGCGGACGGGCACCGCCGGCTCCCCCCCGAGCTCCCGGGCCGTACCGCTCCCGCCTCGCTGGACGTCGAGCCCCGGGCTCCCGCTCCCCGCCACCCCGGGGCTTCCCACACCTCCTTCCCCCCGCAAAAGCAGCCCCGGGAGGCTGCCATGAAACCAGCCGGGGGAGGAGGGACCGGGCACGATCCTcgggcaggaggaggaattggggggggggggcgaagggggggggggggtgtatgggATTTGGACCGACTTTTGCCCTGGCGCGGAGCCCCCGGCGCCCGTTGCCCGCGGTGCGGCGGGGCAGGTGCGCGGCCACCCCCCGCCGGCCACCCAGCCCCGGGCTGACTTACTTGAGGAGAAGCGGGGGTCCGGGTTGGTGCCGTACCATCCTGTCGCCGAAGCGCTGTTCCGCATGGTGTCCTGGTAAGGCGGGAGCTCGCTCATGTTGCCCAGGTTCCCATTGCAGTAGCCCCCCATCGTAGCATGGGAGAGCTGGGGGACCCCTGCCGCTGTCATATGGTAGGCGGCAGTCACTGTTCCGTTGTGGCCCATGGGGTGCTGCTGCATGGCCGGCTGAGAAACCTGAGACTGTCTGTAGGCTGACAAGGGAGCCCCCAAGTTACTGCCCTCCATGCCCACTTTCTTGTAGCTTTCCTCCAAAGGACTCAAGATGTCAGACACTGAGAAAGGAGTCGTATGCTTTGGGCTCATCGACATGATTCGgcggctggggaaaaaaaaaaaaaaaaaaaaaaaggaaggggaggcaaatcttttttttttttttttttttttttttttttgccaaatattCTGGTGTTGCCTTAACGCCGATCTTGTTGGATGTACACGTAACCGAGTGGACGAAGTCCGCCTTAATTGGATTGAGTGGAGGCTCAGGGCTGCCTTTCGTTTGTTTTAGCCAGACGCCAGGTTTTAGGCTGCCACCAGAGGCGGGGCATAGGCACTAAAGCAACAAGACAATAGAAGCCTACATCTTGCCCAAGATAATTAGCTTACATGCTGATGACAAGGTAAACACCTTTAAGTTTTActtgtcaggattttttttttttttaatgtcttaaaaaaaaaaagagagagagcgagcgggagagagatggagagagagagagagagaccccgTGAGCacaactcattttatttttctcggGGGTGGCAATATCGTGGATGGGAAATGGAAGGCGAGGCGAAAAGACCCCCATTTGACTGGGTGAAAGGATTTAAAATCAGCTCCCGGGTGGCAAGGCTGTCAGCCCAATCTTTGTGAGAGCTGGGGAGACGGGGCTGAATGCCGGTGAGCAAAAGGACCGagtcctccctctccccccactaAGTTTGGTCTGGAAGGAGCCCCGCCGCCGGGACGGCAGACGTTTCGCTCTGGGCCACCTCTCCCAGCGCTCCGCACTCCCCGCACCGGCTTGTCAGGTACCCCGGCCGGCTGGTGGCTGAACAGCCTTGGGATTTAGCATCTCGGGAACCTTCTCTATGTCTGCTAAGACCCCCCAGTGCGAGGATCGTTTATCTCCCTAAACCCATAAATTCCGTTCacctaaggcttttttttttttttttttttttaatctcatggaGAGGTGGAGGGTGCAAGTTTGCAAAAACAAGCACTAATTTAATTGCCTGGGGCAAGAGACTGCTGAAAAAAATAGGTTAGCGCAAAATGTCGCTCGTTATTCTCAAAGGCAAAGCCTGTCATCACTGGCTCTCGTGGTCCCTCTGAACCTGAAGCTGCTTTCTAAGGTTATTTATACAGCACGGGAGCTGGATGGAGAAGACCTCTCAGGTCATCTGCTACACCACCTTGCCAATGAGTTCCCTGCAGTTTCAAATAGACTGCAATTTCTGGCACTTTCGGATCTGTTCTCTGATCCGGTGTGAAAACAAAAGCGAGCCCATTCACAGCCACACACACGTACGTGCAGCCAGCAGCTCATGTCACTCGGGTCTTTGAAGAAATCTCCCAAGTTGTCCAGAGTCTCCAAAGCT is a genomic window containing:
- the NKX2-1 gene encoding homeobox protein Nkx-2.1 isoform X2, with protein sequence MSMSPKHTTPFSVSDILSPLEESYKKVGMEGSNLGAPLSAYRQSQVSQPAMQQHPMGHNGTVTAAYHMTAAGVPQLSHATMGGYCNGNLGNMSELPPYQDTMRNSASATGWYGTNPDPRFSSISRFMAPSSGMNMGGMGSLGSLGDVSKSMAPLQSTPRRKRRVLFSQAQVYELERRFKQQKYLSAPEREHLASMIHLTPTQVKIWFQNHRYKMKRQAKDKAAQQQMQQENGSCQQQQSPRRVAVPVLVKDGKPCQAGSNTPTAAIQSHQQQAATTITVATNGNSLGQHQSHQTNSAGQSPDMGQHSASPSSLQSQVSSLSHLNSSTSDYGTAMSCSTLLYGRTW
- the NKX2-1 gene encoding homeobox protein Nkx-2.1 isoform X1, whose product is MLHALSSWRSNCACAAEGRRIMSMSPKHTTPFSVSDILSPLEESYKKVGMEGSNLGAPLSAYRQSQVSQPAMQQHPMGHNGTVTAAYHMTAAGVPQLSHATMGGYCNGNLGNMSELPPYQDTMRNSASATGWYGTNPDPRFSSISRFMAPSSGMNMGGMGSLGSLGDVSKSMAPLQSTPRRKRRVLFSQAQVYELERRFKQQKYLSAPEREHLASMIHLTPTQVKIWFQNHRYKMKRQAKDKAAQQQMQQENGSCQQQQSPRRVAVPVLVKDGKPCQAGSNTPTAAIQSHQQQAATTITVATNGNSLGQHQSHQTNSAGQSPDMGQHSASPSSLQSQVSSLSHLNSSTSDYGTAMSCSTLLYGRTW